The Candidatus Beckwithbacteria bacterium DNA window ATCTTTATAAATCCATAACCGATTAACAGCAGGCTAAAAATAAAGACAAATTTTTTTACTTTGTTTTTTAGTTTCTTCTTTACTTTCTTCTTTCGCAAACCGATTAGAAATTTGCTAAAAATAAAGACAAATTTTTTTACTTTGTTTTTTAGTTTCTTCTTTCGCATAAAGATATTATATAATAGGAAACTAAATGAAATTTAAAAATGTGACCATTTCCGGCCGGGTGTGTACGGGTACCAGCACTTTAAGCCAGTTATTGACGGAAAAAATCGGCTGGCGGCATTGGAACGCCGGCCAATTTTTCAGGGACTATTGCCGGGAAAACAATTTATCTTTAGAAAACGCCTCTGATAGGTCGGATGATTTAGCCAGAAAAGTGGATTTAGAGATGAGGCAAAATTTACAAACAAAACAAAAGCAGATTATGGAGGCTTGGTTGTCCGGGTTTGTCGCTCAAGGAGTGGAAGGGGTGCTAAAAGTTTTACTGGTGTG harbors:
- a CDS encoding cytidylate kinase family protein — translated: MKFKNVTISGRVCTGTSTLSQLLTEKIGWRHWNAGQFFRDYCRENNLSLENASDRSDDLARKVDLEMRQNLQTKQKQIMEAWLSGFVAQGVEGVLKVLLVCDDSLRIDRLVNRDGMTVEKAKVRIKQREQENAKKWTRVYQKEWRLWLPQDKQKLKTPEGFFDFWHPALYDLVIDTYSNSKEETLKKVMEALC